The genomic window ctctccctgctGCGCTTGGAGAGCCCGGTACTGCTGGCCACGCGCTGCCGTTGCCAACCTTTGCCCGCtgtagtggatcgatggtgccgAAGCACAAGGCCACACCATGTCTTCGTCGCCAAGTTCTTCGGTTGCGCTGGCCTCATGGCCTTCCTCATGCCGTCCCCGAGCCACAACGCCCAGGTAGGCCTGCCGTGGCCGACTCCACCGCGGCGGGTCGCCTCCACCGCGTCGGGTGCCGCCATCTGCTCGCGGTCGCCTCCACTACGTCAGTTCGCCGCGCCGCCCGTTGCAGTTGAAAACGCGTGTTGCAAATGTTTGTTCcggatgtttcagaggtatattgcaagtgtttcatatggatgttgcaaatctgttctcaatgtttcatctgttttttagacgtatgttgcacgtgtgtttatctggatattgcatatgtttcatacatatgttgcaaatgttttatctgcatGTTGCATATGTGTTGCAATGATGTTCAAGTGTTTTTCacgtgtttttgcaagtgtttcagacacatgtttgaagtgttttatctgtcttcttttgtatgttgcaggTATTGCATctgtatgtttcaaaagtagatcagggtgTTATACATGTGATTCGTATGGGAAACGGGAGGGGATGCAAGCAGTCCCCACGCGAGTGCGCGGCGCGAGCCCCCGTGTGGGCGCTAAAGCAGGCGACTCCGAGCGACGCAGGCCCTCGTGTGGATGCACAAAACAAAGGCGCAACAGACTGTAGCCTCGTGCGTCCATCcaaacgtccgggcgctagcagtgCCGTTTTGATTAACAAAGTTTTGAAACTTTAGCGGGTAGCAGTTATCAAAAGTATTAAATTTGGAAACATAAGCGTCAAATATGTACGTATAGCTTTGGCTCATAAAGTGGTTATACATAAGCTCTTATAGAAAGCTGAAGTCATCACATTAGTATTAGAGCTATATTTTAGCTAAAAACAGTTGTCCACGTTACAGCTAGGACTATTTATGACCAGACCTCTAGAACCTGCAACACATGCTGACCAGGGTTGAGTACAGGTCAAAACACGTGACCGTTAACCGTTACATTGGCGTCTCGCGGTGACAGCAGAAGAGGAAACCGCGGAAGCCGAGACGACTGCGGAAAGGAAAAGCTGCCTACTAACCAAACCAAGAACCCACCGTCGTCGTCGCCTACAGGGAAGCTCGTCTCCCGATTCCGCTCTACTCCTCCTACCAAACGAACTTACAAACACCACCGCGCGCCACGCCTCCgtcggccggcggcggcgaccgaGCTAGCTTATCAGCGGCCAAAGGAGCGGGATGCCGGGGCCAGGGGCGCACCTGCTGTACGCTCTGACGGGCGGTGCGGCGCTGTCTCGGCTCGCCGGCCCGGACCGCCGCTTCGGGCCGCACCACTGCGCCTTCTACGCAGCGAACGCGTTCCTCGGCCCGGACCTCGGCTCCTTCGCCGAGTGGCTCTGCTCTTTCCTCCCCTCGGCCTCCGCCGCGGGGGacctcgccatggccgccgtgcacCACCCCTTCTACTACCCGCTCCTCCTCAGCCTCCCGCTCGCCTGGGCCTACGCCTGGCTCTCGCGCCGGCTGCTTCGCGCCGGCGTCCTCGACTCCCCCTCCGGGGTGGGTGCCGGAATTTTCAATTGCTCATGAATCTTTCTTTCGCCGCCTTGGATTTGCTATTTTTTCTTGGCCCTTTTTTAATCTACTATTCGGTATGGCTGCGTTCAGAGTCTAGCGACACTTGGTGTCAATGCCATTCTAGATTAACAAATGCCGCATTATCTTAATCCTCTGTTGCAGAATAGTGTTTAGTAGCTTCAGAGTCCAGAAGCCTCTGTATCAATCTAGTGTTGCGTGCCTGATTTTGTTTTATCTTGGTGTCGTTGCAGGTACCATTAAGAAAGAGGCAGTGTTTCTTGCTGATCTCTGCCGGTTCGCTCTCTCACTTTTTCTTGGATCACTTGTTTGAGGTGAGCATACAGTAGTTTGGAATTTTGTCAACTGAAAGCCGGCAACGGATGTCTCGTGAATGGGGGAGGCATATCTAGAATTGATGTCCCAACTTTAACAGTGTGTGCTTAACAGCTTGGAAAAAAGTTGTTCTAGAGATATCCACCTAATCCAACTGGCATGATGTTTCTGCATGTGAAGTAACATTTGTTCAGATCACAAATGAACCTTTCCCTTTGATACTTTGGAATTGAATGTCTTACTTTCCCCAACTGAGTTCATGTTatacttgttagtcgctgaattctcactcttggtagtaggagaattcttactctcatcgagagaggatgacactaggagttggggcaattttcttgtctatttctcacacaagctcacacaaatgccatgccaacccaaggggttagggttacatatttataggctgctagccagccaagcatatgccaagatgctagtctaagatgctagtctaagatgctaatatgctgtcctagctaagatgctgtcctctagtctaagatgctgtcctctaagatgctgtcctctagtctaagatgctgtcctaaaaacagaaaaacagccacaaggaccatgaccatgtgagcatcatagcccccacaaagaccagccacacatgagacttatccatcattctccccctaagtcttgtgcgtcgtcttgtgggagagttgaaccatcccggtcctggagcagagctcaaggaacttgatcctcccaaggggcttggtgagcaggtccgcaagctggtccttggtgttgatgtagctcgccttgatgctcccttcctccaaacagcttcggatgaagtggtacctcacccggatgtgcttgctgcgttcgtggaacacggggttctttgccagggccagagcggacttgctgtccaccctgagctccaccgctctagtgtctctgccgaggagatcaccaagcagtcgagcgagccagagcgcctgagtcgaagcggtggaggccgctatgtactcggcctcgcagctggacagggccaccacctgctacttgaccgactgccagctaacgaggcacttgccgaggaagaagaggatcccgctcgtgctcttgctggtgtcgatgtcgccggcgtggtcgctgtcgctgtacccgacgaagtgtgccgccccagggcacctcgggtagtagaggccgtggtcgagagtccccgcaacatagcggatgatcctcttcacagcctgctggtgctccgtcgtcggtcgctgcatgaaccgactaacgtagccgacggagaatgccaagtccggccgtgtgtgggcgaggtagcgaaggctccccacaagacgccggtactgcgtagcgtccacctcctccgtcgtgctgtcgcggctcagcttcagcctctcctccatcggagtgagagctgggttgcagtcggtgagcccagctagctcaacgacgcgcttggcgtaggcggtctgttgaagcgtgatcccagagtcatcctggtgtacctcgattcccaggtagaaggagagaggccccaggtcactcatctggaaggtggccttcatctcttccttgaatgccgccacctccgcatccttggtgccggtgatcaccaagtcgtcgacgtagacacccaccaacagggcattacctccattgccccgtcggtagatggccgcctcgtgcgggctttgctcgaagcccatcccctttagcgtggaatccagcttggcattccacgccctcggtgcctgtcgcaagccatagagggccttgcgcaggcggagcaccttgccctccttgccggggatcgcaaatcccggcggctggtgcacgtagacctcctccttcaagtcgccgttaaggaacgccgacttgacgtccatgtgatgaacacgccagccctcctgggcagctagcgcaaggaggagtcgcacggactccatccgtgccacgggagcaaaggcgtcgtcgaagtcgaccccctcctgctgcacgaaacctcgtgccaccaagcgagccttgtgcttgacgatggcaccggcttcatccctcttcagcttgtacacccacttaagggtgatcgcgcgatgaccacgaggaaggtcagcaagctcccaggtgcggttcttctcaaccgcatccatctccaactgcatcgcggcgcgccatgccgcgtgtctctcggcctctgcgaacgaccgaggctcgccgtcgtcacacgcaaggtgcaactgcgcctccaggtcctccaggtcatgaggcaccagtcccggcaccaactggtcgccgagaaggttctccatcgtacggtaccgcaacggctcgccgtcgtggtacgcgtcgatgcgctcctcgtcgtgagagagcggagtagcgagctcaaccgggctatgctcgacacgagctggtgttggagtagacgtgcccggagaggtgcctgtcggtgctggagtgcgtggcgttgccggctgtggtgaagccggcgaagaactcatcgtagccgaggtcctggctggagagcgtggagctgtcggagtagcaggcgccggggtcggtggaggctcggggactggggtagacgcgctcgccgaagaagagctgcctactcccccagctccctcgaagtggacgtactcgacagtgaagtcgtcgtaagtcggagccgagccatcgtccaccgccttgtcccacgcccatcctcgcccttcgtcgaacacaacgtcgcgcgccgtgcgcacacgctgtgtcttcgggtcgaggatgcggtaggccttcgagccctccgcgtagccgatgaacactcccggagtgctcctgtcgtcgagcttgctgatgtggccaagctccttggcgaacgcgaggcagccgaagacccgcaagtgggagaccgccggcttgcgcccatgccaagcctcgtacggcgtcctgccgtcgagcgccttggtaggcgagcggttgaggatgtagacggccgtcaccaccgcctctccccagaagacagccagcatccccctctgcttgaggagggcccgagccatccccacaaccgtctggttgcgccgctcgacgacgccgttctgctgcgggctgtacggcgcggagtagtggcgctgaatgccctcgtcagcgcagtacgacgcgaattcagccgccgtgaattcaccgccgttgtcggtgcgcagcacgcgcagcttgcggccgcactccgcctccgcagaagcctgcgcgcgtctgatggcgtccgcagcctctcccttgctgccgaggaccatcacccacatgtagcgggagaggtcgtcgacgagcagcaggaagtagcgtcgtcctcccggtgtggccggtgtcaccgggccacacaagtccccgtgcacgagctcgagcctctccttggctcgaaagctcgcctgctggggaaaggggagtcgcctctgcttcgtcaacacgcagacgtcgcagagctgctccacatggtcgaggcacggcaggcctcgcaccatctccgtggcactgagccgcttcagggcctcaaagtgaaggtgcccgaaacgctcgtgccactgccacgcctcgtcgtcccgacgagcagcgagacagaggggttgtgccacctgcacgttaagcacgtagagtcgatttgcgcttctggataccttggcaagaaggcgacgacgacgatcccaaatcctcatgactccgtcctcaaccaccacgcgtgaaccgttctcatccagctgtcccaagctgatgatggagttcctcaacgcggggatgtagtagactccggtgagcagcctgtgctcaccagacacggcggtgaagatgatggagccgacgcccttgatctccacgccggaggcatccccaaacttgacggagcctcggacgctagagtcaagctcggtgaagaactcccgtcgaccggtcatgtgatgggtggcgccggtgtcgaggcaccacccgtcagtcttgtcgttgccggagctgtcgccgaggagggcgtgtgcttttggctcgtcaaggtggaggagagccgctgcggccggtgccgctggaggtagctcgatgctggcatgtgccatgaacagagccggctcctcctcctccgcctgtgcgacgtgggcctggccgcgtcgtggctgtcgacagtccttggcccaatggccaagctggccgcagttgcggcaggcgtcgtctcgtgccggcttgtgcctgccggcggcgccgc from Miscanthus floridulus cultivar M001 chromosome 11, ASM1932011v1, whole genome shotgun sequence includes these protein-coding regions:
- the LOC136490745 gene encoding uncharacterized protein, which translates into the protein MPGPGAHLLYALTGGAALSRLAGPDRRFGPHHCAFYAANAFLGPDLGSFAEWLCSFLPSASAAGDLAMAAVHHPFYYPLLLSLPLAWAYAWLSRRLLRAGVLDSPSGVPLRKRQCFLLISAGSLSHFFLDHLFEENGHSTMYAWIVSTGWWKGRAPINPDAVLVVGLLCTCLMGGFVYINRVKHGRSAAEKSNQSFFLILMIATLYCMWCASQIYLRQPPQPAIGEEADLGVIIFLAIYLFLPHGLCVLSMDQKDYTDALNELPLQ